Proteins co-encoded in one Haladaptatus sp. ZSTT2 genomic window:
- a CDS encoding NAD(P)/FAD-dependent oxidoreductase, with the protein MTTVVILGAGLAGLVAARRLADAGFSVHVVEQQDAVGGRVQTIEKDGFTLDRGFQVLFTAYPAARRELDFDALDLHAFSPGATIARPGHRATLADPFKNPGALTESLFNREVTFRDKARVLKLRRELTSTDPETFFDGVDQSIEDSLRERGFSQAFIDNFAAPFYGGITLDRSLSTSGAVFDYTFSMLATGDTVVPKQGMGEIAEQLAARARRAGADISLETHAVGVFDGDSPTVELEGETLDADAVVVATDPKAAGELTGSSEIPTQAHSCVTQYYSISVPLETHRRLVLNATDEGPNHVAPLSAVCPNYAPGGENLVSATYLGLPDETDAALTEQTRDALASWFPEQSFGSLRHIHTDRIDFAQFSQPPGIHDRLPDVRDGGENVYLAGDYTQWSSIQGALKSGRVAAEAVIADNR; encoded by the coding sequence ATGACCACAGTCGTGATACTGGGAGCCGGACTCGCCGGACTCGTCGCCGCCCGTCGTCTCGCTGACGCCGGATTCTCTGTCCACGTCGTCGAACAACAGGACGCCGTTGGCGGCCGCGTCCAGACCATCGAGAAAGACGGCTTCACCCTCGACCGCGGCTTTCAGGTGTTGTTTACGGCCTACCCCGCCGCCCGACGCGAACTCGACTTCGACGCGCTCGACCTCCACGCCTTCTCCCCGGGCGCGACGATTGCCCGGCCCGGACACCGCGCTACACTCGCAGACCCGTTTAAGAATCCCGGCGCCCTCACCGAATCGCTGTTCAACCGCGAGGTGACCTTTCGCGACAAAGCCCGCGTGTTGAAACTTCGGCGTGAACTCACAAGCACCGACCCTGAGACGTTCTTCGACGGTGTAGACCAGTCAATCGAGGACTCGCTGCGTGAGCGTGGGTTCTCTCAGGCGTTCATCGACAACTTTGCCGCACCCTTCTACGGCGGCATCACGCTCGACCGGTCGCTTTCGACCTCTGGGGCGGTGTTCGACTACACCTTCAGCATGCTCGCAACGGGCGATACGGTGGTGCCCAAACAGGGAATGGGAGAGATTGCAGAACAACTCGCAGCCCGCGCCCGGCGCGCCGGTGCCGACATCAGCCTCGAAACGCACGCCGTTGGCGTCTTCGACGGCGACTCACCAACCGTCGAATTGGAGGGTGAAACGCTCGATGCAGATGCCGTCGTCGTCGCAACTGACCCGAAAGCCGCAGGCGAGTTAACCGGTAGTTCGGAGATTCCAACGCAGGCCCACTCCTGTGTCACCCAGTACTACTCGATTTCCGTGCCGCTCGAAACCCACCGACGACTCGTGCTCAATGCGACCGACGAGGGGCCGAACCACGTCGCGCCACTCTCTGCGGTCTGTCCGAACTACGCCCCCGGCGGTGAAAACCTCGTGAGCGCGACGTACCTCGGCCTGCCTGACGAAACGGACGCGGCGCTCACCGAGCAGACGCGCGATGCGCTTGCCTCGTGGTTCCCCGAGCAGTCCTTCGGCAGCCTTCGCCACATCCACACAGATCGCATCGATTTCGCCCAGTTCAGCCAGCCACCGGGCATCCACGACCGCCTACCGGACGTGCGCGACGGCGGCGAGAACGTCTACCTCGCGGGCGACTACACGCAGTGGTCGTCGATTCAAGGTGCGTTGAAAAGTGGGCGGGTGGCCGCGGAAGCGGTGATTGCAGACAACCGGTAG
- a CDS encoding DUF7839 domain-containing protein: MADVLENKRAATRFRILVEIADRQPAVSQGEIATAVGVTSQAVSEYIRDLVDEGLVRKEGRSRYRVTKEGVDWLFQAATDVRRFAEHVTDDVLGNVGEDAAIATDSVEAGETVTLSIVDGLLHATPGDDGPATGVTTTLAEEGKVVGVTGFSGVIDLEPGLVTVYQVPPIRAGTDEVDLETLAKACEGADLVAAMGVEAVGTLRSLSLTPDTIFAAGEVAADAASRGLDVVVVTTINTAGRVTDALRDSGLAYEVADL; encoded by the coding sequence ATGGCGGATGTTCTCGAAAACAAGCGCGCTGCCACACGGTTTCGTATCCTCGTCGAAATCGCAGATCGGCAACCAGCCGTGAGTCAAGGCGAGATTGCTACCGCGGTTGGCGTGACGAGTCAGGCTGTGAGTGAATACATCCGCGACCTCGTAGATGAAGGCCTCGTCCGCAAAGAGGGGCGCTCTCGCTACCGCGTGACCAAAGAGGGTGTCGACTGGTTGTTTCAGGCCGCGACCGACGTGCGGAGGTTCGCAGAACACGTCACCGACGACGTGCTCGGCAACGTCGGTGAAGACGCCGCAATCGCCACCGACTCGGTCGAGGCAGGCGAGACGGTGACGCTCTCGATTGTGGATGGCCTCCTCCACGCAACGCCCGGAGACGACGGCCCGGCGACCGGCGTGACGACGACGCTTGCTGAGGAAGGGAAGGTCGTCGGCGTCACCGGCTTTTCGGGTGTTATCGACTTAGAACCCGGCCTCGTCACCGTCTATCAGGTTCCACCAATCCGTGCGGGCACCGACGAGGTAGACTTAGAGACGCTCGCAAAGGCGTGTGAAGGCGCAGACCTCGTTGCCGCGATGGGCGTCGAAGCGGTTGGCACGCTTCGCAGTCTCTCGCTCACACCGGACACGATTTTCGCCGCCGGTGAAGTCGCTGCAGACGCTGCAAGCCGCGGACTGGACGTGGTCGTCGTCACCACCATCAATACCGCCGGGCGTGTTACGGACGCGCTCCGCGATTCTGGCCTCGCCTACGAAGTCGCAGACCTCTAA
- a CDS encoding J domain-containing protein yields the protein MVFSVAIAATFIVGERLYPTAPIDPRQVWSGDERRRAEIREFLRTINEPFAENHFVEGQTVAFYLPMRDVAITFDARAYYRIERSPTYAVLVEHEMPGFQLAGRLPFETPEIELTDGTPDATSMAFAVLGVPKTASSNELKQAYRKRIKEVHPDHGGDYETFTRVREAYTTAKKRAN from the coding sequence ATGGTGTTTTCTGTCGCCATCGCGGCCACTTTCATCGTCGGCGAGCGGTTGTACCCGACCGCTCCGATAGACCCGAGGCAGGTGTGGAGCGGCGACGAGCGCAGGCGCGCCGAAATCCGCGAGTTTCTGCGAACCATCAACGAACCATTTGCAGAGAATCACTTCGTGGAAGGCCAAACCGTCGCCTTCTACCTCCCGATGCGCGACGTAGCGATTACGTTCGACGCCCGGGCGTACTACCGCATTGAGCGCTCGCCAACCTACGCCGTCCTCGTCGAACACGAGATGCCGGGCTTCCAGCTCGCCGGACGCCTCCCCTTTGAGACGCCGGAAATCGAACTCACCGATGGGACGCCGGATGCGACGAGTATGGCGTTCGCCGTGCTTGGCGTCCCGAAAACCGCAAGCAGCAACGAGTTGAAACAGGCCTACAGAAAGCGCATCAAAGAGGTCCACCCCGACCACGGTGGCGACTACGAGACGTTCACGCGGGTGCGAGAAGCCTACACGACGGCGAAAAAGCGCGCCAATTAG
- a CDS encoding proteasome assembly chaperone family protein: MDEFDIEVFADPDLSEPILVEGLPGVGHVGKLAAEYLVEQLDSELVRRVYSEHFPPQVTLEDGIAELTCAEFHAIEGDEQDLLILTGDHQAQDNAGHYHLTNAFLDIAEEFDVSQIYALGGVPTGELIEEYAVLGAATNEDLVESLEELDVEFREDEPAGGIVGVSGLMLGLGRRRGIPAACLMGETSGYLVDPKSAQAVLKILESVLSVELDYEDLEERADEMEDVMGKIKEMEQGSSATDEDLRYIG, translated from the coding sequence ATGGACGAGTTTGATATCGAGGTCTTCGCAGACCCAGACCTCTCTGAGCCGATTCTTGTCGAGGGGCTGCCGGGTGTTGGGCACGTTGGAAAGCTAGCCGCAGAGTACCTCGTTGAGCAGTTAGATAGCGAACTGGTACGCCGCGTCTACTCAGAGCACTTCCCGCCACAGGTGACCCTCGAAGACGGGATTGCAGAACTCACCTGCGCTGAGTTCCACGCCATCGAAGGCGACGAACAGGACTTGCTCATTCTCACGGGCGACCACCAGGCACAGGACAACGCCGGCCACTACCACCTCACGAACGCCTTCCTCGACATCGCAGAAGAGTTCGACGTCTCGCAAATCTACGCGCTCGGTGGCGTGCCAACCGGCGAACTCATCGAGGAGTACGCCGTCCTCGGCGCGGCGACGAACGAAGACCTCGTCGAATCGCTCGAAGAACTCGACGTTGAGTTCCGCGAGGACGAGCCTGCAGGCGGCATCGTCGGCGTGAGCGGGCTCATGCTCGGCCTCGGTCGCCGTCGGGGGATTCCCGCGGCCTGTCTGATGGGCGAGACGAGCGGCTACCTCGTCGACCCAAAAAGTGCCCAAGCCGTGCTCAAAATCCTCGAATCCGTGCTCTCGGTCGAGCTCGACTACGAGGACTTAGAGGAGCGCGCAGACGAGATGGAAGACGTGATGGGCAAAATCAAAGAGATGGAGCAGGGTTCGAGCGCGACAGACGAAGACTTGCGCTACATCGGCTAA
- a CDS encoding RNA-protein complex protein Nop10 produces MKSDIRVCSASATAHDRPVYTLSATCPICGAEAVNSAPAKFNPEDPYGEYRRALKRREHE; encoded by the coding sequence ATGAAATCCGACATCCGGGTGTGTTCGGCGAGTGCGACCGCGCACGACCGCCCGGTGTACACGCTTTCTGCGACCTGTCCCATCTGTGGAGCCGAGGCCGTAAATTCAGCCCCGGCGAAGTTCAACCCTGAAGACCCCTACGGGGAGTACCGACGCGCACTTAAGCGCCGAGAACACGAGTAG
- a CDS encoding translation initiation factor IF-2 subunit alpha, with protein sequence MKYSGWPEPGELVVGKVEDIENFGVFIDLQEYDEKRGLVHISEVASGWIKNVRDHVREGQTVVCKVLSVDESSQQIDLSIKDVNDHQRKDKIQDWKNEQKADKWMLIAFGEDIADDEYAAIANELLDEYGSLYAGFEAAAIHGAEALEETGLDDDEVSAIVESARENVSVPYVNVTGYIDLRCPDPDGVDVIKEALKVAESDDDLSDDIELSVSYVGSPEYRIKVKAPDYKLAEDALESSAERAADYIKANGGTAHYHRERHEDDE encoded by the coding sequence ATGAAATACAGCGGCTGGCCCGAGCCGGGCGAACTCGTCGTCGGGAAGGTCGAAGACATCGAGAACTTCGGTGTGTTCATCGACCTTCAGGAGTACGACGAAAAGCGCGGACTCGTCCACATCAGCGAGGTGGCCAGCGGATGGATCAAGAACGTTCGTGACCACGTCCGTGAGGGACAAACTGTCGTCTGTAAGGTGCTCTCTGTCGACGAGAGCTCCCAGCAGATTGACCTCTCTATCAAGGACGTAAACGACCACCAGCGCAAAGACAAGATTCAGGACTGGAAAAACGAGCAGAAGGCCGATAAGTGGATGCTCATCGCGTTTGGCGAGGACATCGCCGACGACGAGTACGCCGCCATCGCAAACGAACTGCTCGACGAGTACGGCAGCCTGTACGCCGGGTTCGAGGCCGCCGCGATTCACGGCGCAGAAGCCTTAGAAGAGACGGGATTGGACGATGACGAAGTCAGCGCCATCGTCGAATCCGCCCGCGAGAACGTGTCGGTGCCGTACGTGAACGTCACGGGCTACATCGACCTGCGCTGTCCGGACCCGGACGGCGTGGACGTCATCAAAGAGGCGCTCAAGGTTGCCGAAAGCGACGACGACCTCTCCGATGACATCGAACTCTCCGTCAGCTACGTCGGGTCGCCCGAATACCGCATCAAGGTGAAGGCACCGGACTACAAGCTCGCAGAAGACGCGCTCGAATCGAGCGCCGAGCGAGCAGCCGACTACATCAAGGCAAACGGCGGTACTGCCCACTACCACCGCGAGCGCCACGAAGACGACGAATGA
- a CDS encoding 30S ribosomal protein S27e → MAGSFITVKCADCENEQTLFERAATEVACAVCGHTLARPTGGKAAIEGEVTEVVESR, encoded by the coding sequence ATGGCAGGCTCTTTCATCACCGTCAAATGCGCAGATTGTGAGAACGAACAGACCCTCTTCGAACGCGCAGCCACCGAAGTTGCGTGCGCCGTTTGCGGGCACACGCTCGCCCGCCCGACCGGTGGCAAAGCGGCCATCGAGGGTGAGGTCACAGAGGTCGTCGAGTCACGATGA
- a CDS encoding 50S ribosomal protein L44e, giving the protein MQMPRRFNTYCPHCQTHHEHEVEKVRRGRETGMKWIDRQRARGKATIGNAGKFSKVPGGDKPTKKTNLKYRCSDCGKAHLRAGWRAGKLEFQE; this is encoded by the coding sequence ATGCAGATGCCACGACGCTTCAATACGTACTGTCCGCATTGCCAAACGCATCACGAACACGAAGTCGAGAAAGTTCGCCGCGGTCGCGAGACCGGGATGAAGTGGATCGACCGCCAGCGTGCCCGTGGCAAAGCCACGATTGGTAACGCCGGTAAGTTCTCGAAGGTGCCTGGTGGCGACAAGCCAACCAAGAAAACGAACCTCAAATACCGCTGCAGCGACTGCGGCAAAGCCCACCTCCGCGCTGGCTGGCGGGCAGGCAAGCTTGAGTTCCAGGAGTAA
- a CDS encoding HAH_0734 family protein: MKRLIIHGDPGIRKGGIIEYDGEQMHCFGVARQGDYHGPDRVQLWCTIGTEDELEAFERREFIPMHLDVDAVDASEIVVVKAKGDLAV; the protein is encoded by the coding sequence ATGAAGCGGCTCATCATCCACGGGGACCCCGGCATCCGTAAGGGTGGTATCATCGAATACGACGGCGAACAAATGCACTGCTTTGGTGTCGCACGACAGGGCGATTACCACGGCCCAGACCGCGTCCAGCTCTGGTGTACCATCGGTACCGAAGACGAACTGGAGGCCTTCGAGCGCCGGGAGTTCATCCCGATGCACTTAGACGTGGACGCCGTAGACGCCTCGGAAATCGTCGTCGTGAAAGCGAAAGGCGACCTCGCTGTTTGA
- a CDS encoding competence/damage-inducible protein A: MRVALVSVGDEILAGDTVNTNATWLSQQLNARGATVERITVVPDRIADIARVVNEYHAEYDAVIVTGGLGPTHDDLTMEGIGAAFGRAVERHEEALAWLTTHGGYSHDDLATGTAHLPVGARMLPNEVGVAPGCVVDAVYVFPGVPAEMKGMFDLVADEFSGVKRYTDEVIAAEPESALIDRMNEVQEKFGVKVGSYPGENVRIKLESEDEDAVSAAKAWLQERVTEAYR; the protein is encoded by the coding sequence ATGCGCGTGGCCCTCGTTTCCGTCGGTGATGAGATACTTGCGGGTGATACCGTCAACACGAACGCGACGTGGCTCTCCCAGCAACTGAACGCTCGGGGAGCGACCGTCGAACGCATCACAGTCGTCCCCGACCGCATCGCGGACATCGCCCGCGTCGTAAACGAGTACCACGCAGAATACGACGCCGTCATCGTGACCGGCGGGCTTGGCCCGACCCACGACGACCTGACGATGGAGGGCATCGGGGCTGCGTTCGGCCGCGCTGTCGAACGCCACGAAGAAGCTCTTGCGTGGCTCACGACCCACGGCGGCTACTCTCACGATGACCTCGCCACGGGAACCGCCCACCTGCCCGTCGGCGCGCGGATGCTCCCGAACGAAGTCGGCGTCGCGCCGGGGTGTGTCGTAGACGCCGTCTACGTGTTCCCGGGCGTGCCCGCCGAGATGAAAGGGATGTTCGACCTCGTCGCAGACGAGTTTTCGGGTGTGAAACGCTACACAGACGAGGTGATTGCTGCAGAGCCAGAGAGCGCGCTCATCGACCGGATGAACGAGGTCCAGGAAAAGTTCGGCGTGAAAGTCGGGAGCTATCCCGGTGAGAACGTTCGCATCAAACTCGAAAGCGAGGACGAAGACGCCGTCTCAGCGGCGAAAGCGTGGTTACAGGAACGTGTGACGGAAGCCTATCGGTAG
- a CDS encoding ATP-NAD kinase family protein → MRRIGVVVNPIAGMGGRVGLKGTDGAVERARELGAEPRAPERARTAIERLATDAPDTTILTAAGEMGELAVTAAGFDPELVYEPPAASSAADTRETVRRFVAEGVDLILFVGGDGTAVDVAETLAELDADTPVLGVPAGVKIYSSVFAVSPAEAGRIAATYTRSEPNEVMDIDEEAYRAGEVRAELKAVVNVPVAEGLQSSKQLSSGTIETLVEGFVEDVDPTVTYVLGPGSTVGAIKTALGFDGSPLGVDVWKDGDLLVKDAREQQILDALGEQNRIVVSPIGGQGFIFGRGNHQLSPAVIRRCDIDVVGSREKIDDIGVLRVDTGDAALDEELKGWYQVRVGRFERRMLKTV, encoded by the coding sequence ATGCGACGCATCGGCGTGGTTGTCAACCCAATCGCTGGCATGGGCGGGCGCGTCGGCCTCAAGGGAACCGACGGCGCAGTCGAGCGTGCCCGCGAACTCGGCGCAGAGCCGCGCGCACCCGAACGCGCACGCACCGCCATCGAGCGCCTCGCAACTGACGCCCCCGACACCACGATTCTCACTGCCGCCGGTGAGATGGGAGAACTCGCGGTCACCGCTGCCGGATTCGACCCCGAACTCGTCTACGAACCGCCTGCAGCGTCGAGCGCCGCCGACACCCGCGAAACCGTCCGTCGGTTCGTCGCGGAAGGCGTTGATTTGATTCTGTTCGTCGGCGGCGATGGCACCGCCGTGGACGTTGCAGAGACACTCGCGGAACTGGACGCAGACACACCCGTGCTCGGCGTCCCGGCGGGGGTGAAAATCTACTCGTCTGTGTTCGCCGTCTCGCCTGCGGAGGCCGGGCGAATCGCAGCCACCTACACCCGCAGCGAGCCAAACGAAGTGATGGACATAGACGAGGAGGCATATCGAGCAGGCGAGGTGCGCGCCGAACTCAAAGCCGTCGTGAACGTTCCGGTCGCAGAGGGCCTCCAATCGTCAAAACAGCTCTCATCGGGAACCATCGAAACGCTCGTCGAGGGGTTCGTCGAAGATGTAGACCCAACGGTCACCTACGTACTTGGCCCCGGCAGCACAGTCGGCGCAATCAAAACAGCGCTTGGGTTCGACGGCTCGCCGCTGGGCGTCGACGTGTGGAAAGACGGCGACCTGCTCGTCAAAGACGCCCGTGAACAACAGATTCTCGACGCGCTCGGTGAACAAAATCGCATCGTCGTGTCCCCGATAGGCGGACAAGGCTTCATCTTCGGGCGCGGGAACCACCAACTCTCACCGGCCGTGATTCGCCGGTGTGACATCGACGTCGTTGGCTCGCGGGAGAAAATCGACGACATCGGGGTCCTCCGCGTTGACACGGGTGATGCGGCGCTTGACGAGGAGTTAAAGGGCTGGTATCAGGTTCGAGTCGGGCGATTCGAGCGGCGGATGCTGAAAACGGTTTAA
- a CDS encoding PhoU domain-containing protein produces the protein METRKVQRLGPSTLAMTLPAEWAKAHGVEKGDEVTIRMGGKGTLTVMPESAQTEESEAIIHAKNLDADSVERAIVAQYVLGRRVIHVEADEGETLTSAHINAVYNAETQLMGLGVIEETPDRIAIRCSVDPEDFTLDNLLERLESTGSTMRNEAVKALAHGNPDLAQRALNRERQANKIFVLLLRLIFTAYQNPNLARAVGLADGFPLIGYRSIAKNLELTADNAEDIAKTVIETDGHTLNVDSATMRRIREFTDQVNEITELAVRSAVERDFDMTIEVRKMFAEIGDKEHEILDDLPEMSNKDLLQVREVLVSLQQTAQYAVRNAEIATNLALNEESEHTTIR, from the coding sequence ATGGAAACACGTAAGGTACAGCGACTCGGCCCCTCGACGTTAGCAATGACGTTGCCCGCAGAGTGGGCGAAGGCACACGGTGTCGAGAAGGGCGATGAGGTAACGATTCGGATGGGTGGAAAGGGGACGCTCACGGTCATGCCGGAGTCCGCGCAGACAGAAGAGTCAGAAGCGATTATCCACGCCAAAAACCTCGATGCGGATTCTGTCGAACGGGCAATCGTGGCACAGTACGTCCTCGGACGCCGCGTCATTCATGTCGAAGCCGACGAAGGTGAGACGCTTACGAGCGCGCACATCAACGCGGTGTACAACGCAGAGACCCAGCTCATGGGCCTCGGCGTCATCGAAGAAACCCCAGACCGCATCGCGATTCGGTGCTCTGTCGACCCCGAAGACTTCACCCTCGACAACCTCTTAGAGCGCCTCGAATCGACGGGCAGCACGATGCGAAACGAGGCCGTGAAGGCACTCGCCCACGGCAACCCCGACTTGGCCCAGCGCGCGCTCAATCGCGAACGCCAGGCGAACAAGATTTTCGTCCTCCTGCTTCGCCTCATCTTCACCGCCTACCAGAATCCGAACCTCGCCCGAGCTGTTGGTCTCGCAGACGGCTTCCCGCTCATCGGCTACCGGTCGATTGCGAAAAACCTCGAACTGACGGCTGACAACGCAGAAGACATCGCAAAGACCGTCATCGAAACCGACGGGCACACCCTGAACGTCGACTCGGCGACGATGCGCCGCATCCGCGAGTTCACCGACCAAGTGAACGAAATCACGGAACTCGCCGTCCGCTCTGCGGTCGAGCGTGACTTCGATATGACCATCGAGGTGCGCAAAATGTTCGCAGAAATCGGTGATAAGGAACACGAGATTCTCGACGACCTCCCGGAGATGTCGAACAAAGACCTCCTTCAGGTGCGCGAAGTGCTCGTAAGCCTCCAGCAGACCGCCCAGTACGCCGTCCGCAACGCCGAAATCGCCACCAACCTCGCGCTGAACGAGGAGTCAGAACACACGACGATTCGGTAA
- a CDS encoding DUF7528 family protein yields the protein MTIDGETHELPRAVARQLHDDLGDALCQRTEFFRTVSEYRENGSYRVSRRAGSSSGNAKVFQRFEELERLYDRLPETFTATDVDKSGITGSRRHLLVRHVAEQPAFDCRITRRNPLTVKKA from the coding sequence GTGACAATCGACGGGGAAACTCACGAGTTGCCACGCGCGGTCGCCCGGCAGTTGCATGACGACCTCGGCGACGCGCTGTGCCAGCGGACGGAGTTTTTCAGAACGGTTTCCGAATACCGCGAGAATGGCTCGTATCGCGTGAGTCGCCGGGCGGGGAGTTCCTCGGGCAACGCAAAAGTGTTCCAGCGTTTCGAGGAGCTAGAGCGACTCTACGACCGACTGCCAGAGACGTTCACCGCGACGGACGTCGACAAAAGCGGAATCACCGGGTCGCGTCGCCACCTGTTGGTCCGACACGTCGCTGAGCAACCGGCGTTCGATTGCCGTATCACGCGGCGAAATCCGTTGACGGTGAAAAAAGCGTAG
- a CDS encoding LEA type 2 family protein: protein MAGAKTLVFGSKLKVLVAVVGLLVASVGGAWALGIIGVPVVGGVENRFTGVSDTQTAIQTDLVVSNPNPISLQLGGTSVEYDVAMNDVSIAHGKKEGLNIEQGNTTLHFETRMDNEKIPAWWVTHIQNNETTNVNINAQVHSSLLGRTFNVPQSQQIHTNLIGQLNSDETRPINANQAVISDPVLYINQTSATWGTVTDQQTPIDLQFVLYNPKATPYTITELGYTITMNNITVGEGVTDRSYVIPGGATETVATTANINNQLLDDWWASHLRNNQVTELRIDFYAKVQVGQSGPSFRLPLDDLTHTQTVETDIFGTKEQTDIDTNLNSSTSTDDEQTQTAETTTTEQSVETTKSTTETTTTETTTTATETTDDGGILNVPRSPLALVRR, encoded by the coding sequence ATGGCAGGGGCAAAGACACTCGTTTTTGGGAGTAAATTGAAGGTTCTCGTCGCAGTCGTCGGCCTCCTTGTCGCAAGCGTTGGCGGCGCGTGGGCGCTTGGCATCATCGGCGTCCCGGTCGTCGGCGGCGTCGAGAACCGATTTACGGGCGTGAGCGACACCCAAACCGCCATCCAGACCGACCTCGTCGTCTCGAATCCGAACCCCATCAGCCTCCAGCTCGGGGGTACCTCGGTGGAGTACGACGTGGCGATGAACGACGTGTCCATCGCCCACGGGAAAAAAGAGGGACTCAACATCGAACAGGGCAACACGACCCTCCATTTCGAGACGCGAATGGACAACGAGAAGATACCGGCGTGGTGGGTCACGCACATCCAGAACAACGAGACGACGAACGTGAACATCAACGCGCAAGTTCACTCCTCGTTGCTCGGGCGCACGTTCAACGTCCCCCAGTCACAGCAGATCCACACGAATCTGATTGGGCAGTTGAACTCAGACGAGACGCGGCCGATAAACGCCAATCAGGCGGTCATCTCAGACCCGGTGCTCTACATCAACCAGACGAGCGCGACGTGGGGGACGGTCACCGACCAACAGACGCCAATCGACCTCCAGTTCGTCCTCTACAACCCGAAAGCCACTCCCTACACCATCACCGAACTCGGCTACACGATTACGATGAACAACATCACCGTGGGCGAGGGCGTGACCGACCGCTCGTACGTCATCCCCGGCGGCGCAACGGAGACCGTTGCCACGACGGCAAACATAAACAACCAGCTGCTCGATGACTGGTGGGCCTCCCACCTCAGAAATAATCAGGTCACAGAACTCCGCATCGACTTCTACGCGAAGGTGCAAGTCGGCCAGAGCGGCCCCTCCTTTAGACTCCCACTCGACGATTTGACCCACACCCAGACCGTCGAAACGGACATCTTCGGCACGAAAGAACAGACGGACATCGACACGAACCTGAACAGCAGTACCTCGACAGACGACGAGCAGACGCAAACCGCAGAGACCACGACAACCGAGCAGTCGGTTGAAACGACAAAGTCGACCACGGAAACCACGACCACAGAGACGACCACAACCGCGACCGAGACCACCGACGACGGCGGCATCCTCAACGTGCCACGCTCCCCGCTCGCGCTCGTTCGTCGGTAG
- a CDS encoding DUF7525 family protein: MTAESAAATDKGIGMAMLFGALALVGALVMYVFPETLNAAYGFAAAIVFGCILITTLHVYGN, translated from the coding sequence ATGACCGCAGAATCCGCCGCCGCGACGGACAAGGGCATTGGCATGGCCATGCTGTTTGGCGCACTCGCCCTCGTTGGAGCACTCGTGATGTACGTCTTCCCAGAGACGCTGAACGCCGCCTACGGCTTCGCTGCCGCCATTGTGTTTGGGTGTATCTTGATTACCACCTTGCACGTCTACGGCAACTGA
- a CDS encoding DUF7123 family protein, protein MTDFTDEDLRILAHLRESVAKGERYFRAKHIAEQIGLTAKQVGVRLPRLSEKSEDIEIEKWGRARSTTWRVTLG, encoded by the coding sequence ATGACAGACTTCACAGATGAGGACCTGCGAATTCTCGCGCACCTGCGAGAGAGCGTCGCCAAGGGAGAACGCTACTTCCGGGCGAAGCACATCGCAGAACAGATTGGGCTTACAGCCAAGCAGGTTGGCGTCCGCCTTCCCCGTCTTTCTGAGAAGTCAGAGGACATCGAAATCGAAAAATGGGGTCGCGCCCGCTCGACGACGTGGCGCGTGACGCTTGGCTAA
- a CDS encoding SRPBCC family protein, whose protein sequence is MTVRVSETFELPATPARVWEFIADPAKRAEYISVVDSYTIDNKEGTKATWQISLPIPFINKTVPVRTEDVKREEPAFIKFVGKSSVMHVVGEHELTETETGTKLANRFVVEGKVPGVERFFKRNLSKELSNLEAALLADLRDSAE, encoded by the coding sequence ATGACCGTCCGGGTTTCAGAAACGTTCGAGTTGCCCGCCACCCCCGCTCGCGTCTGGGAGTTCATCGCAGACCCGGCCAAACGCGCAGAGTACATCAGCGTGGTCGATTCCTACACCATCGACAACAAGGAGGGGACGAAAGCCACGTGGCAAATCAGCCTCCCCATTCCGTTTATCAATAAAACCGTTCCCGTGCGCACAGAGGACGTAAAACGCGAGGAACCGGCGTTCATCAAGTTCGTCGGCAAGTCGTCGGTGATGCACGTTGTTGGCGAACACGAACTCACGGAAACGGAGACTGGCACGAAACTCGCAAATCGGTTCGTCGTCGAAGGCAAAGTGCCGGGTGTCGAGCGATTTTTCAAACGCAATCTGAGCAAAGAGCTCTCCAATCTCGAAGCTGCGTTGCTCGCAGACCTCCGCGACTCAGCCGAGTAA